DNA from Mycolicibacterium alvei:
GTGGTGGCCATCGACCCTCGTGCGACCCCGGTGTCGCTGTGGGGATTCGGGCCGGACTGGCGGGCCGACCCCGCGGCCTGCGCTGCATTGGCCGCCCGCGAGGTCGAGCCGACCCGAGGTTGGTCGGCGTCGGGGCCGGGCGGCATCGTGTACGCCGGCGTGGTCAAGCTCGGGCCGGGTGTACCCGCGGATCGCAGCGAACCACGGTGTGAGCAGTGGAGTGTGTCGGGCGGGCATTCCGTCGGGACCGTCACCGCCGTCATGGCCCCGCCGATCGACGATGCGGTGACCGACGGCACGTCCACCGCTGTCACCACGGTCGTCGAAGGCGGCACCGAGACCCGATCCCACGCCGACACATTCACGGCGGATCTGGTCGGCGGGTATCACGTGTTCGTCAGCGTCGTCACCGATCCCGGCTCACCGAATCCCGCCCTCGATCCCGCATTCGCCGCCGACCTGTTGGTGAAATCGGTTTCGGCGCTACGCGGCTGAGTCGGTCGTCCCAGGTATGTTAACCAGCGATGGAGAACCGTAACGTCTTACTCGCCACCGCAGGTGTCGTCGTTGCCTGCGCCACCGGATTGGTCGCCTGCGGTCAATCGGACCAGTCGACCTCCGCTGACGCGGACATCGCCAACGTCGCCAAGGTGCGCTCCAGCTTCGGGCCGGAATTCAAGGTCACCGACGTCGCCCCGGCCGGCATCGACCCGAAAAAGCTGGCGCCGCACAAGATGCCACCCGGGGTGAAGGTCGAACCCGCCGATTGCGCGAAGTTCGCCGAGGGCCAGTCCCTGCCCGAGGGGCTGCAAGGCAACGTGGCGGCCACCACGGCCGAAGGCGCGGGTAACCGGTTCATCGTGATGGCACTGGAGACCTCGGAGCCGGTCCCGCTGAACGTTCCCGGCGATGAGTGCAAGCAGGTGAAGTTCCTGGGCCCCGGGATTCGTGGACAGGTGGATGTGGTCGAGGCGCCGCAGATCGACGGGGCACGCACGACGGGAACGCACCGCATCGTGCAGACCGCGATGGGTGGCCAGCAACGCACCGGTGAGTTGTACAACTACGTCGCCAGTTTCGACACGTTCACGGTGATCGTCACGGCCAACCCGCTGGTGGAGCCGAACAAGCCGGTTGCTCCGGTGGACGACAAGCGGGCCCGCGACCTGCTGAGCGCCGCGGTCGCCAGCGTCAGAGGCTAGCCCGGTGGCCGACCGCCCCTCAGCGCACGTCGTGCGGGCGGAACTGGATGCTGATGCGCGGTCCGACCAGGCTGGTGGTCTTCGGTATCGAATGCTCCCAGGTGCGCTGACACGACCCACCCATCACCAGCAGGTCGCCGTGGCGGTGCTGTAACCGCAGCGCGTGACCGCCGCCGCGGGGACGCAGCGCGAAAACCCTTGTCGCACCGAGCCCGATGATGGCCACCATGGTGTCCTCGGTGCGGCTGCGGCCGATGGTGTCGCCGTGCCAGGCGACGCTGTCATTGCCGTCGCGGTACAGACACAGGCCCGCGGTGGTGAACGGTTCGCCGAGTTCCCCGCCGAAGGTGTCGTTGAGCCTGCGCCGGATCTGCTTGAGCCGGGGGTGCGGCACCGCCTCGTTGATCAGATGGTGGAAGCTGACCAGCCGCGGTACCGCCACCACGCGGTCGTACATCTCGCGTTCCTCGGACTGCCACGGGATCCCGTCCATCAACTCCTCGAACAGCGAGTCGGCATCGGGCAACCAGCCCGAGCGCAGCTCCACCCAGGCATCATTGCCGAGTCGACGACGCTCCGCGTGCTCGAACAGTGAGCCTTGCAACGCCAGCTCCATGCGCGCGAGTGTATCGCACAGACGTTCGACTGGGTTAGAGGCGGGAGGCCCCGGGGCCACGTTCGGCGAGCACATCGCCGGGGTTGGTCAGCAGGCATGTTTTGAGGCTCAGGCAGCCGCAGCCGATGCAGCCGGTCAGGTTGTCGCGCAACCGTTGTAGGTGCAGGATGCGGTCATCGAGGTCCTGGCGCCAGCCGGCCGACAGCTTGGCCCAGTCCTTGCTGGTCGGGACCCGGTCGGGGGGCAGGCCGGCCAGTGCCTCGCGGATCCGGGCCAGTGGAATGCCCAGGCGTTGCGACATCCGGATGAATGCCACGCGGCGCAGCGTCTCGCGTGCGTAGCGCCGCTGGTTTCCCGAGGTCCGGCGACTGGCGATCAGGCCCTCGCGCTCATAGAAGTGGAGTGCGGACACCGCCACGCCGCTGCGCTGGGCCATCTCGCCAGGAGTTAACTCGTGCGTCTCCATACACCTCAACCATAGTTGAGTTAACGTCATGGGGTGGACACTGCGGCGTTCGGTTCCAATTCCGAGGTCGGCACCCTGCGCGCCGTGATCCTGCACCGGCCGGGGCCGGAGTTGCAACGGCTGACGCCACGCAACAACGACGCCCTGCTGTTCGACGGCCTGCCCTGGGTGGCCAGGGCGCAACGTGAGCACGACGCCTTCGCCGACGTGCTGCGTTCGCGCGGGGTCGAGGTGATGCTGCTGGCCGATCTGCTGACCGAAGCGCTGGACAGCGGAGCCGCGCGCATGCACGGTATATCCGCTGCCGTCGATGCCCGGCGTCTCGGTGTGCCACTGGCTCAAGAACTTTCGGCCTACCTGCGGGCCCTGGCGCCGGCCGATCTGGCACACATCCTGATGGCAGGCATGACCTTCAACGAGGTGCCCTTCCACGGTGCCGAACTGTCGCTCGTGCGCCGCATGCACCACGACGGCGATTTCGTGATCGAGCCGCTGCCCAATCTTCTGTTCACCCGGGATTCGTCGTTCTGGATCGGGCCGCGGGTGGCCATCACCTCGCTTGCCCTGCCGGCCCGGGTGCGCGAGACCTCGCTGACCGATCTGATCTACGCCCATCATCCGCGCTTCCTCGGGGTCCGGCGGGCCTATGAGTCGCGTTCGGCGCCCGTCGAAGGCGGCGACGTGCTGCTGCTGGGACCCGGCGTGGTGGCGGTCGGGGTGGGGGAGCGGACCACACCGGCCGGGGCCGAAGCGTTGGCGCGCAGCCTGTTCGATGACGACCTGGCTCATACGGTGCTTGCGGTGCCGATCCAGCAGGAGCGGGCCCAGATGCACCTGGACACCGTGTGCACGATGGTCGACGTCGACGCGGTGGTGATGTATCCCAACATCGTGGACTCGTTGTCGGCGTTCACCATCCACCGCACCGAGGCCGGGATCCGGATCGACGACGAAATACCCTTCGTCCAGGCGGCCGCCGATGCGATGGGAATCGAGCAACTGCGCGTGATCGACACCGGACTCGACCCGGTCACCGCCGAGCGCGAGCAATGGGACGACGGCAACAACACCCTGGCCCTGGCGCCGGGTGTGGTCGTGGCCTATGAGCGCAACGTGGAAACCAACGCACGGCTGGCGGATTCGGGAATCGAGGTACTGCCGATCGAGGCTTCGGAGTTGGGCACGGGGCGCGGCGGGCCGCGGTGTATGTCCTGCCCGGCCGCGCGGGACCTGCTCTAGGGCTTGCTTGCTCGCCGTTTTCTACGCCATGGTCGCGGCCGGCGCACTCCTGCTCGTCGTTTCCTACCTGAGGGTCGCCGCCCACCCACCCTTGCTCGTCGTTTTCGACCTGAGGGTTGCCGCCCACCCACCCTTGCTCGTCGTTTTCGACCTGGGGGTTGTTCTGCGCAGGGTTTTGCAGCCCACAGGTAGAAAGCGGCGCCGCCCCGCCACCGCGCCGGGCCGCCACGGCGCCGGGCCGCCACACCCCCGCGAACTATCGCCAACTGGGCAGCCAGATCTCCAGATTCCAGGTCGACTGTGAGATCGGAATACCCGTCAGAACCGGGTACAGCCACGCGAAGTTCGCGATCACGAGCGCCACGTAGAAGCAGACCACCAGCAGCCCCAACGTTTTACGCTCGGGGTTCTGCCTTGGCTGATACAGGATGTCGCCGAGGATCAGCGCGATCGCCAAGATCAGGAACGGTGCCATCACAGTGGCGTAGAAGAAGTACATCTGCCGGTCGATATCGAAGAACCAGGGCAGGAAACCGGCGGAGTAGCCGACCAGGACCACGCCGTAGCGCCAGTCGCGCCGCACCACGGCCCGCCACAGCGCCCACCCGAGCACCGGCACCGCGATGAACCACATCGCCGGAGTGCCCACCAGCATCACGGCTTTCACACACGACTGCGTGCCGCAGCCGGCCACATCCTGGTTGTCGATCGCATAGAGCACGGGCCGCAACGACATCGGCCAGGTCCAGGGTTTGGATTCCCACGGGTGATGGTTGCCGTCGGCGTTGGTCAGCCCGGAGTGGAAATGGTAGGCGGCATAGGTGTAATGCCACAGCGAGCGCAGCGCATCGGGTAGCGGGATGATGCCGTTCTCACCGATGGACTGGCCGGCCTCGTACCGGTTGATGCCCGTCTCCGAGGCGAACCACGGTCCGTACGACGCCAGGTACACCGCGATCGGGATCAGCCCGAACACGTAGGCGGCCGGCCCCACATCGCGGCGCAGCATGCCCCGCCACGGCGCCTGCACGTGGTATTGCTTGCGCGCCACCGCGTCGAGCACGAGCGTCATCACGCCGAAGAACGCCACGAAGTACAGCCCCGACCACTTCGTCGCGCAGGCCAGGCCGAGTAGTACCCCCGCACCGAACCGCCACCACCGCACGCCCAGCCGAGGGCCCCACGGTGTCTCGGCGATCCGGCCCTCCATGAACGCGTTGTACATGCGCTCGCGGACGTCGTCGCGGTCCACCATCAGGCACGCGAACGCGGCCACCACGAACACCACCAGGAACACGTCCAGCAGCGCCGTGCGGGCCGAGACAAAGCTGACCCCGTCGGCGATCAGCAGCAGTCCGGCGATCCCGCCGACGAGGGTGGAGCGGCTGATCCGGCGCGCGATCCGCACCACCAGCAGCACGATCAGAACACCGCACACGGCCCCGGAGAACCGCCAGCCCAGCCCGTTGTAGCCGAACAGTGCCTCGCCGATCGAGATCAGTTGCTTGCCCACGGGCGGGTGCACCACGAGCCCGTAGCCCGGGTTGTCCTCAACGCCGTGGTTGTGGAGCATCTGCCAGGCCTGCGGCGCGTAGTGCTTCTCGTCGAACACCGGGGTGCCGGCATCGGTCGGCGAGCCCAGATTCAGGAACCGGCTTATCGCGGCCATCCCGGTGATGACGGCCGTCATCAACCAGCCCTGCAGCCGGTCGGTCGGACCGAAATCCGCGGCCGGGATCAGCGGCGCGGGGCTGATCAGCGGGACCGGGCGACCAGCCGTCGGCGTAGCGGTGGCGGTGGCGGTCACGCAAGCGATCGTAGGCTGTCGGTCGTGACACCCGGCAAACTACTGATCGGCGCCACGCCACTGGGCCAGCCCTCGGATGCCTCTGCGCGTCTCATCGAGGCGTTGGCGACGGCCGACATCGTGGCGGCCGAAGACACCAGGCGTGTGCGTGCGCTGGCCCAATCGCTGGGCGTGCAACCGTCCGGCCGGATCCTGAGCTTCTTCGACCAGAACGAGGCCAGCCGCGTGCTCGGTCTGGTCTCCGAGATCGAGGCGGGGGCGACGGTACTCGTGGTCAGCGACGCCGGCATGCCGCTGATCAACGACCCCGGCTACCGCCTGGTCGCGGCCTGCGCCCAGGCGGATCTGCCGGTGTCCTGCCTGCCCGGCCCGAGCGCGGTGACGACGGCGCTCGCGGTGTCCGGACTGGCCTCGGATCGGTTCTGCTTCGAGGGCTTCGCGCCGCGCAAACACGTGGCGCGGCTGGCCTGGCTGCAGACGCTGGCCGCCGAACCGCGCACCACCGTGTTCTTCGAATCCCCGCGACGACTGGACGAGACCCTGCGTGACGCGGTCGAGGTCCTGGGACCACAGCGGCGTGCGGTGGTGTGCCGTGAGCTGACCAAGACACATGAGGAGATCCGCCGCGGCAGCCTGGCCGAACTGGCGGAATGGGCCGCCGAAGGCGTGCTGGGGGAGATCACCGTGGTGCTGGCCGGAGGCACCCCGACCGTCGAACTGCCCGACCTGGTGGCCGAGGTCGAGGAGCTCGTGGCCGACGGCGCCCGCGTCAAGGATGCCTGCGCCCAGGTGATCGCCGCGAACCCGGGGTCACCGTCCCGACGGGAGCTTTACGACGCGGTGCTGCGCGCCCGGGACTGACGGTGTTCGGACCGGGCCACAATGCTCGATGCCTTGTGCAGGCATTCATCCCATTCCGCGTCGACGTCGGAATCGGCGGTGATACCGCCACCCACGCCGAGGACTGCCGCCCCGCCGGCGTCGAATTCGACGGTGCGGATCGCCACGTTCAGCTCGCAACCGGCCACCGGTGACGCCAATCCGACTGTGCCGCAATACACTCCGCGCCGGGTCGGCTCCCACTGCCGGAGCAGTTCGCGGGCCCTTCGCTTCGGGGTGCCGGTCACCGAGGCGGGCGGGAACGTGGCGTCCAGCAGTGCGCTCATCGGCACCTGCGCGGGCACCTCACCGGTGACGGTCGACACCAGGTGCCATACCCCGGGAGCCGGATGTACTGCGAGCAACTCGGGCACCGTCACGCTGCCCGTCGTCGCCACCCGGCCCAGGTCATTGCGGACCAGATCGACGATCATGACGTTCTCGGCGACATCCTTGACCGAGGCCAGCAGGTCCGCCGGGTCGGCCGAGGACGGCAGCGTGCCCTTGATCGGGCTGGAGGCCACGGCCGTACCGGACCGGCGCAGGAACAACTCCGGCGACAGTGAGGCCACCGCACCCCAGTCGCCGGCCACATAGGCGGCCCGCGCCGGTGCGGTCCGGGCCACCGCCTCGCCGAAGAAGTCGATCGGCTCGCCGTCGAGGTGGCCGATGAAGCGGGTGCAGACACAGGCCTGGTACACCTCGCCGGCCGCGATGGCCTCCAGGCAGGCCAGCACGCCGCGGCGGTGATCGTCGCGGTCGGGCGCCGTCCAGGCGATGGCGCAGGCCGACGGAGTCGTCAGCCGCAGGGCTGTGAGCCACTCGGGAAGGCTTGCACCACTGAGGCTTTCGAACCACCAGACACCCTCGGAGTCCTGGCGCAGCACGCAGTCCGACCAGCCGCCGGCGGCCTCCGGGATGCGCGGCGGGGTGCCGTCGGCCCCGGGATCGGGGTAGGAGAGATAACCGAACCACCCGCCCCCGACCGAGCCGGCCGGCCCCGAGGCATCGTGTGCCACCTCGAACGCGGCGGCCGGCACGACGGGGGTAGCCGCCACCGACGGTGCGATCACCGCCCGTGAGGAGAACCAGTCACCGATCAGCGCGGCCGGCGGGGCCAGGCCCGCGGCCCGGCCTGCCTCGGCGACGCCACACAGCACCGCCGAGGCGTCGCCCAGCGCGCCGAGTCGCTCGATCCGCATGCCATCAGCGTGGCAGAACCTCAGCGGCTGATCACCCGCGGGATGTCGATACCGGTCAGCTTGTCCGGATTGCGCATCGCGTAGAAGTGGGTGATCCTGCCGTCGGCGACTTCGACCGTGATCACGCCCTCGAAGCTGTCTTCGAGGTACAGCTTGAACGCGGGGGCGTTGTTGTATGTCGTCGGCTCGAAGCGGCCGCCCTGCTCGGTGAACCGCATGAGACCGATCACCAGCTTGGCCACCGACTGGGCCCCGATCACCGGTCTCCGCGCGGCGCTGCGCTTACCGTCGCTGTCGGCCGTCCACACCACGTCCGGCGCGAGCAACTCCAACAGCACGTTCATGTCGCCGGTGGTGGTGGCGGCGAAGAACCGCTCGGTGATCTCTGTCGAGACCTGTGGGTCGACCGGGTCGAACCGCTTGCGTCGCGATTGCACATGGTTGCGGGCCCGGTGTGCCATCTGACGCACCGAGGCACTGGATTTGCCGATCGCCGAAGCGATTTCGTCATGACTGAATCCGAACACCTCGCGCAGCACGAACACCGCACGCTCATCCGGGGTCAGTGTCTCGAGCACCACCAGCATGGCCATCGAAACCGACTCGGCCAGCACCACATCGGCTGCTGCGTCACGCTCGTCCAGCAGTAACGGCTCGGGCAGCCAGGGGCCCACGTAGTCCTCGCGGCGCCGCGAGGAGGCGCGCAGGGCATTGAGGGCCTGGCGGGTGACGAGCTGGGCCAGGTATGCCTTGGTGTCGCGGACCGTGTCCAGATCGACCTCGGCCCAGCGCAGGTAACTCTCCTGCAGGACATCATCGGATTCTGTTGCCGTACCGAGGATCTCGTAGGCGATGGTGAACAACAACGGTCGTAGCAGGGTGAACCGTTCGGCGTGTTCGTTCGAGTTGCCTGCGCCGGGGGTGTTCATCGGACCAGTGTCTCGCTCTGCGCCTCGGCCAGCTGGCGCGCTCGGTTGCCACCCTTGAACCAGAAGTACGAGCCTGGCTTCACGCCCTCCTTGCCCAGGAACGTCAGCGTCGCCCGGCAGACCTGTTCCTTCAAGTACGCGCCGGTCCGCCCACCGATGAAGACCCGGCGCGGGCTGTCGTCGGAGTGGCACAGCTGCACCGTCCCGGCCTTGCGGCCGACGCTTACGCACTGCCCGGCGAACGCCTGATTGATGGGCTGTGCCGGGGCGCCCGCGATCCGGGCCAGCACGGTGTTGGCCGCCTGGACGCCCAACGGGCCTGCCGACTGGCAGCTCATTCGCAGGGGAACTCCCGACGGTGAGGCCGCATCGCCGGCGGCCACGATGCGCGCGTCGTCGATGCTGGTCAGGGTTTCGTCGGTGAGCAACCGGCCCAGCTCATCGGTACGCAGTCCGCTCGCGGCAGCCAGGCCGGGGACCCCGAAGCCGGTGGTCCACACCGTCACCGTGCTGGGCAGCCGGTTGCCGTCGGCCAGCGTGATGGCATCCGCTTCGACGCCGGACACCAGGATCTCGGGTCCGTCGATGATCGAGACACCGAGCTCGGTCAGCGCCTTGACGATCGAGCGACGGGCGCCTGTACCCACCGAGGCACCGACCACATCGGTGACGAGCGTGACCTGGCGGCCCGCCTCGGCGAGCTCACCGGCTGCCTCGATGCCGGTCAGCCCACCTCCGACCACGACCACCGGTGCCGACATCGGCACATCCTGCAGTCGGGTGCGCAGGCGCCGAGCCTGTTCCAGTTCCGAAAGCGGATAAGCGAACTCCGCGGCTCCGGGCACCGAGGCCGGCACTCCGCCGGTGCTGCCGACGGCGTAGACCAGATAGTCGTAATCGAGCACCTCGCCGGACGTCAGCTGTACCTGCCGGATGTCGGCGTCGATGCGCTCGGCGCCGTCGACCAGCAGCCGCACCCCGGCGCCCAACAACGTGTCGTAGGCCGCTGTGGCGTCGTGATTGCCGGCGACCAGTTGATGCAGGCGGATCCGCTCGACGAACTCGGGCCGCGGATTGACCAGCGTGACAGCCACCCCCGGTGTGCCCTGCAGCCGGTTGGCCGCCAGTACCCCGGCGTAACCGCCGCCGATCACGACGACGTGTGTGTTCTGCGCGTTCATGGTGTTTCCTCTCGAAAGGCTTGTGCCCTCAAGACACCGCGCGGGCTGCCGTTGTGACAGCCACCCCGGGAGTGTGGTCTAGATCACTACACCAGGCCCAGGGCGAGCATCGCGTCGGCCACCCGGATGAACCCGGCGATGTTGGCGCCGGCCACGTAGTTGCCCGGCTGGCCGTACTCTTCAGCGGTCGACAGGACCCGGTTGTGGATCCGGCGCATGATCTCTTCCAGCCGCTTCTCGGTGTCGACGAACGTCCAGGAGTCCCGGGAGGCGTTCTGCTGCATCTCCAGGGCGCTGGTGGCCACACCGCCGGCGTTGGCGGCCTTGCCCGGGGCGAAGATCACTCCGGCGTCGGCGAAGTTCTTGATCGCATCCGGTGAACACGGCATGTTGGCGCCCTCGGCGACGAAACGGCAGCCGTTCTTGATCAGGTAGCCGGACTCGTCACCGTTGATCTCGTTCTGCGTGGCACACGGGACCGCGATGTCACACGGCACCTCCCACACGCTGCCGCCTTCAACGAACCGGGCCGCGCCCGCCCTGGCCTCGACGTAGTCGGCGATCCGGCCGCGCTGGACCTCTTTGATCTCCTTGAGCAGCCCGACGTCGATGCCCTTCTCGTCGACGATGTAGCCGCTGGAATCCGAACACGCGACCACGATGCCACCGAGTTCGTGGATCTGCTCGATGGCGTAGATCGCGACATTGCCCGAGCCGGACACCACCACCCGCTTGCCTTCGACCGTGTCGCTGGCGGCCTTGAGCATCTCGTTGAGGAAGAACACCGTGCCGTATCCGGTGGCCTCGGTGCGGACCTGGGACCCGCCCCAGGTCAGACCCTTGCCGGTGAGGACGCCGGATTCATAGCGGTTGGTGATCCGCTTGTACTGGCCGAACAGGTAACCGATCTCACGCGTCCCGACTCCGGTATCGCCGGCCGGGACGTCGGTGTACTCGCCGATGTGGCGGTACAGCTCGGTCATGAAGGACTGGCAGAACCGCATCAC
Protein-coding regions in this window:
- the gdhA gene encoding NADP-specific glutamate dehydrogenase; the protein is MAVLHEKLQTIYEEVAQRNPGEKEFHQAVIEVLDSLGPVVDKHPDYADGAIIRRLCEPERQIIFRVPWADDSGTTQINRGFRVEFNSALGPFKGGLRFHPSVYLGIVKFLGFEQIFKNSLTGLPIGGGKGGSDFDPKGRSDAEVMRFCQSFMTELYRHIGEYTDVPAGDTGVGTREIGYLFGQYKRITNRYESGVLTGKGLTWGGSQVRTEATGYGTVFFLNEMLKAASDTVEGKRVVVSGSGNVAIYAIEQIHELGGIVVACSDSSGYIVDEKGIDVGLLKEIKEVQRGRIADYVEARAGAARFVEGGSVWEVPCDIAVPCATQNEINGDESGYLIKNGCRFVAEGANMPCSPDAIKNFADAGVIFAPGKAANAGGVATSALEMQQNASRDSWTFVDTEKRLEEIMRRIHNRVLSTAEEYGQPGNYVAGANIAGFIRVADAMLALGLV
- a CDS encoding NAD(P)/FAD-dependent oxidoreductase, translating into MNAQNTHVVVIGGGYAGVLAANRLQGTPGVAVTLVNPRPEFVERIRLHQLVAGNHDATAAYDTLLGAGVRLLVDGAERIDADIRQVQLTSGEVLDYDYLVYAVGSTGGVPASVPGAAEFAYPLSELEQARRLRTRLQDVPMSAPVVVVGGGLTGIEAAGELAEAGRQVTLVTDVVGASVGTGARRSIVKALTELGVSIIDGPEILVSGVEADAITLADGNRLPSTVTVWTTGFGVPGLAAASGLRTDELGRLLTDETLTSIDDARIVAAGDAASPSGVPLRMSCQSAGPLGVQAANTVLARIAGAPAQPINQAFAGQCVSVGRKAGTVQLCHSDDSPRRVFIGGRTGAYLKEQVCRATLTFLGKEGVKPGSYFWFKGGNRARQLAEAQSETLVR
- a CDS encoding dolichyl-phosphate-mannose--protein mannosyltransferase, giving the protein MTATATATPTAGRPVPLISPAPLIPAADFGPTDRLQGWLMTAVITGMAAISRFLNLGSPTDAGTPVFDEKHYAPQAWQMLHNHGVEDNPGYGLVVHPPVGKQLISIGEALFGYNGLGWRFSGAVCGVLIVLLVVRIARRISRSTLVGGIAGLLLIADGVSFVSARTALLDVFLVVFVVAAFACLMVDRDDVRERMYNAFMEGRIAETPWGPRLGVRWWRFGAGVLLGLACATKWSGLYFVAFFGVMTLVLDAVARKQYHVQAPWRGMLRRDVGPAAYVFGLIPIAVYLASYGPWFASETGINRYEAGQSIGENGIIPLPDALRSLWHYTYAAYHFHSGLTNADGNHHPWESKPWTWPMSLRPVLYAIDNQDVAGCGTQSCVKAVMLVGTPAMWFIAVPVLGWALWRAVVRRDWRYGVVLVGYSAGFLPWFFDIDRQMYFFYATVMAPFLILAIALILGDILYQPRQNPERKTLGLLVVCFYVALVIANFAWLYPVLTGIPISQSTWNLEIWLPSWR
- a CDS encoding DUF5642 family protein; this translates as MENRNVLLATAGVVVACATGLVACGQSDQSTSADADIANVAKVRSSFGPEFKVTDVAPAGIDPKKLAPHKMPPGVKVEPADCAKFAEGQSLPEGLQGNVAATTAEGAGNRFIVMALETSEPVPLNVPGDECKQVKFLGPGIRGQVDVVEAPQIDGARTTGTHRIVQTAMGGQQRTGELYNYVASFDTFTVIVTANPLVEPNKPVAPVDDKRARDLLSAAVASVRG
- the soxR gene encoding redox-sensitive transcriptional activator SoxR, with protein sequence METHELTPGEMAQRSGVAVSALHFYEREGLIASRRTSGNQRRYARETLRRVAFIRMSQRLGIPLARIREALAGLPPDRVPTSKDWAKLSAGWRQDLDDRILHLQRLRDNLTGCIGCGCLSLKTCLLTNPGDVLAERGPGASRL
- the arcA gene encoding arginine deiminase, which produces MDTAAFGSNSEVGTLRAVILHRPGPELQRLTPRNNDALLFDGLPWVARAQREHDAFADVLRSRGVEVMLLADLLTEALDSGAARMHGISAAVDARRLGVPLAQELSAYLRALAPADLAHILMAGMTFNEVPFHGAELSLVRRMHHDGDFVIEPLPNLLFTRDSSFWIGPRVAITSLALPARVRETSLTDLIYAHHPRFLGVRRAYESRSAPVEGGDVLLLGPGVVAVGVGERTTPAGAEALARSLFDDDLAHTVLAVPIQQERAQMHLDTVCTMVDVDAVVMYPNIVDSLSAFTIHRTEAGIRIDDEIPFVQAAADAMGIEQLRVIDTGLDPVTAEREQWDDGNNTLALAPGVVVAYERNVETNARLADSGIEVLPIEASELGTGRGGPRCMSCPAARDLL
- a CDS encoding aminodeoxychorismate synthase component I; the encoded protein is MRIERLGALGDASAVLCGVAEAGRAAGLAPPAALIGDWFSSRAVIAPSVAATPVVPAAAFEVAHDASGPAGSVGGGWFGYLSYPDPGADGTPPRIPEAAGGWSDCVLRQDSEGVWWFESLSGASLPEWLTALRLTTPSACAIAWTAPDRDDHRRGVLACLEAIAAGEVYQACVCTRFIGHLDGEPIDFFGEAVARTAPARAAYVAGDWGAVASLSPELFLRRSGTAVASSPIKGTLPSSADPADLLASVKDVAENVMIVDLVRNDLGRVATTGSVTVPELLAVHPAPGVWHLVSTVTGEVPAQVPMSALLDATFPPASVTGTPKRRARELLRQWEPTRRGVYCGTVGLASPVAGCELNVAIRTVEFDAGGAAVLGVGGGITADSDVDAEWDECLHKASSIVARSEHRQSRARSTAS
- the rsmI gene encoding 16S rRNA (cytidine(1402)-2'-O)-methyltransferase; translation: MTPGKLLIGATPLGQPSDASARLIEALATADIVAAEDTRRVRALAQSLGVQPSGRILSFFDQNEASRVLGLVSEIEAGATVLVVSDAGMPLINDPGYRLVAACAQADLPVSCLPGPSAVTTALAVSGLASDRFCFEGFAPRKHVARLAWLQTLAAEPRTTVFFESPRRLDETLRDAVEVLGPQRRAVVCRELTKTHEEIRRGSLAELAEWAAEGVLGEITVVLAGGTPTVELPDLVAEVEELVADGARVKDACAQVIAANPGSPSRRELYDAVLRARD
- a CDS encoding RNA polymerase sigma-70 factor, whose amino-acid sequence is MNTPGAGNSNEHAERFTLLRPLLFTIAYEILGTATESDDVLQESYLRWAEVDLDTVRDTKAYLAQLVTRQALNALRASSRRREDYVGPWLPEPLLLDERDAAADVVLAESVSMAMLVVLETLTPDERAVFVLREVFGFSHDEIASAIGKSSASVRQMAHRARNHVQSRRKRFDPVDPQVSTEITERFFAATTTGDMNVLLELLAPDVVWTADSDGKRSAARRPVIGAQSVAKLVIGLMRFTEQGGRFEPTTYNNAPAFKLYLEDSFEGVITVEVADGRITHFYAMRNPDKLTGIDIPRVISR
- a CDS encoding alpha-ketoglutarate-dependent dioxygenase AlkB, translating into MELALQGSLFEHAERRRLGNDAWVELRSGWLPDADSLFEELMDGIPWQSEEREMYDRVVAVPRLVSFHHLINEAVPHPRLKQIRRRLNDTFGGELGEPFTTAGLCLYRDGNDSVAWHGDTIGRSRTEDTMVAIIGLGATRVFALRPRGGGHALRLQHRHGDLLVMGGSCQRTWEHSIPKTTSLVGPRISIQFRPHDVR
- a CDS encoding DUF5642 family protein, whose product is MRLFAVATVLLVCTLACGVACGLQPAPEPTPTSSGPQASRNVATVNPARIDRVRQDLPPGYEVVAIDPRATPVSLWGFGPDWRADPAACAALAAREVEPTRGWSASGPGGIVYAGVVKLGPGVPADRSEPRCEQWSVSGGHSVGTVTAVMAPPIDDAVTDGTSTAVTTVVEGGTETRSHADTFTADLVGGYHVFVSVVTDPGSPNPALDPAFAADLLVKSVSALRG